A part of Amyelois transitella isolate CPQ chromosome 12, ilAmyTran1.1, whole genome shotgun sequence genomic DNA contains:
- the LOC106142347 gene encoding baculoviral IAP repeat-containing protein 5 produces MENVINRQLFLTEERRKTFKKWPFNDKNKCNARNMAEAGFYSVATGEDDADAAKCFLCGKELDGWEASDDPWEEHKSHAAKCAFVQLGKKEDDLLLSEYLSVVKQYMINEIKQMAEESKNKLDEKSKFIRRRCLSKK; encoded by the exons ATGGAAAACGTAATAAACCGTCAGTTATTTTTGACGGAGGAGAGAAGAAAAACGTTTAAGAAATGGCCATTTAATGATAAGAATAAGTGTAACGCACGAAATATGGCCGAAGCCGGCTTTTATTCCGTGGCAACTGGCGAGGATGATGCTGATGCAGCCAAGTGTTTTCTTTGTGGTAAAGAGTTGGATGGATGGGAAGCGAGTGATGATCCTTGGGAAGAACACAAGAGCCACGCTGCAAAGTGTGCTTTCGTTCAACTGGGCAAAAAAGAAGACGATTTATTG CTCTCAGAATACTTGTCCGTGGTAAAGCAGTACatgataaatgaaataaaacagatGGCTGAAGAGTCCAAGAATAAACTTGATGAGaaatccaaatttataagaagAAGGTGTTTGAGCAAAAAGTGA